In Flammeovirgaceae bacterium 311, one DNA window encodes the following:
- the ruvC gene encoding Holliday junction resolvase (COG0817 Holliday junction resolvasome, endonuclease subunit): protein MEQIKEKIILGLDPGTTVMGYGVILSKGNRLELLQFGVIHLSKYKEHELKLKKIFDRVISIIDEYHPDEVALEAPFFGKNVQSMLKLGRAQGVAMAAALSREVPITEYAPKKIKQSVTGNGNASKEQVAYMLKELLKFDELPKLLDATDALAVAITHHYQKGNNNRGNKSWKSFLVQNPERLA, encoded by the coding sequence GTGGAGCAAATAAAGGAAAAAATTATTTTGGGTCTCGACCCTGGTACAACTGTAATGGGTTATGGTGTTATTCTTTCTAAGGGTAACCGCCTGGAGCTACTACAGTTTGGTGTGATTCATTTGAGCAAATATAAGGAGCACGAGCTTAAACTTAAGAAAATCTTCGACCGGGTAATCAGTATCATCGATGAATACCACCCCGATGAGGTAGCCCTGGAGGCACCATTCTTTGGTAAAAATGTGCAGTCGATGCTCAAACTGGGTCGTGCACAGGGTGTTGCCATGGCTGCGGCCCTTAGCCGCGAGGTACCCATCACCGAATATGCTCCTAAAAAAATAAAGCAGTCTGTTACCGGCAATGGCAATGCTTCTAAAGAGCAGGTGGCTTATATGCTAAAAGAACTGCTGAAGTTTGATGAGCTTCCCAAGTTGCTCGACGCAACTGATGCCCTGGCGGTTGCCATAACCCATCATTACCAGAAAGGCAATAATAACCGCGGCAACAAAAGCTGGAAATCCTTCCTGGTGCAGAACCCGGAGCGCCTGGCTTAA
- a CDS encoding family 2 glycosyl transferase (COG1215 Glycosyltransferases, probably involved in cell wall biogenesis) has translation MLILLLLLIAIPAYWLALEYLRKQWFAIPQPPAGVSLKGEACTISVVVVVRNEARNLSHLFQALQAQSLTSELFELHLVDDGSTDDTGAIAAAFRDTARFKVHVHRLQQLVRGSSPKKAAITQVMEYTRGKLIAVTDGDCVPEPHWLSSLLALWQQQQPLFISGAVRYAGEQTLFGKLQVLDFVSLIGVGAAMLQAGRPGMCNAANMAFSKEAFLAAGGYAGNEHVPSGDDEFLLQKLAKQAPESIVFMKAAGAVVSTAPCASWQEFLQQRKRWAGKWHLHKGIASKLPAVVVFLFYLLLTAAYVQAVWQPSYIPLILLLLFVKALADYRFLAPILYFLKKPLSLKVFMLMELVYPFYVLFFAFAANTGSFTWKERSYRYTTTQHERTGVSRAG, from the coding sequence ATGCTGATACTCCTGCTGCTACTCATAGCTATACCAGCTTACTGGCTTGCGCTGGAATATTTACGGAAGCAGTGGTTTGCCATACCCCAGCCTCCTGCAGGCGTTTCTCTGAAGGGAGAGGCATGTACCATAAGTGTGGTGGTGGTGGTTCGCAACGAAGCCCGGAATCTTTCCCATTTATTCCAGGCGCTGCAGGCGCAAAGCCTCACTTCAGAATTATTCGAGCTGCACCTGGTAGATGATGGCAGCACCGATGATACCGGGGCCATTGCGGCAGCATTCAGGGATACTGCCCGGTTTAAAGTACACGTGCATCGCCTGCAGCAGCTTGTTAGAGGCAGCAGCCCCAAAAAAGCTGCCATTACCCAGGTGATGGAATATACCAGGGGGAAACTGATTGCCGTAACCGATGGTGACTGTGTGCCCGAGCCGCACTGGCTTAGCAGTTTGCTGGCACTTTGGCAGCAGCAGCAGCCTCTCTTTATTTCAGGTGCTGTGCGCTATGCCGGGGAGCAGACCCTTTTCGGAAAACTGCAGGTGCTGGATTTTGTCTCTCTGATAGGGGTGGGGGCCGCTATGCTGCAGGCGGGGAGGCCGGGTATGTGTAATGCCGCCAACATGGCCTTTAGCAAAGAGGCTTTTCTGGCAGCAGGAGGCTATGCCGGTAACGAGCATGTACCCTCGGGAGATGATGAATTTTTATTACAAAAACTGGCGAAGCAAGCGCCGGAAAGCATTGTTTTTATGAAAGCAGCGGGAGCTGTTGTGAGCACTGCTCCATGCGCCAGCTGGCAGGAGTTTTTACAGCAGCGTAAACGCTGGGCCGGCAAATGGCACCTGCATAAAGGCATTGCCAGCAAACTGCCTGCCGTAGTTGTATTTTTGTTTTACCTCCTGCTGACTGCAGCATATGTGCAAGCCGTTTGGCAGCCTTCTTATATCCCTCTCATACTCCTGTTACTCTTTGTGAAAGCTTTGGCTGACTACCGGTTTTTAGCACCAATATTATACTTTTTGAAGAAGCCTTTGTCCCTAAAGGTCTTTATGCTGATGGAATTGGTTTATCCGTTTTATGTGCTTTTCTTTGCATTTGCTGCCAATACAGGCAGCTTTACCTGGAAAGAACGTTCCTATCGTTACACCACCACACAACATGAGCGAACAGGAGTATCGCGTGCTGGATGA